CTCGTTCGTTGGCTCACCGAGGAATGAAGTTCACACCTAAGATGCAAGCACACGCGCCTTTTGAGACAGACAGTCTCTTCTTGACTCTGTCAGCCGCGTATCATCTTGAGCCCTCTTCGTCAGGACAATAGAAATTCTTTTGCTGTATCCTTGGGTCGCAATTTGCTACAATAGCCCCacaagggagggggagcacTACAAGGGCCAAAAGGGGGAGCAGGCACGTTTTAATAAGCAGTAACCCAGGACGATATGATTTTATCTTTGAGATTCGCTTGAAAACGAACACCGTTTTCAGTTATTTCGTTCTGAGATTTCTCAAATATCGCTACGTACTTATCTCGGAATGGATGAAACACATGGGCAATGCTACTTGCGTTAAAGATACAAATCGCTCTTGTTAAATTCGTGATGAACCCCGATATTTGAGTTCAATTTTTTCTTCTGTAATGGCATTGAGTTGAATTTGTCTGATAGTTTCATGAAGATTTACCGAAACGCAGATTTGAAGCCAGATTTGTTATTACTACTATTACATATTCGGCTTGTTTGTACTATTGCATATTTGGATAATTGTCACTTACACCTCGCTAGCACTGATGCTGCCATTAAATATGACGATAAAGTCAAGTATCTCTCCCGTAATTCTACTGGTATTGCTCCTTGGAGCATATTGTACCAATTTTCTCACGAATCCTTCGAGGTGAAATTGTTTGCGCGGCTACACTTTACATGGGATGTGGCACCGTTGGTACGTTTGAATTAGTTTCTCTGAAGCCTTTGCAGATCCAAAGGGGAAGTTACGTGCAGCAAGCGGGTATCGCTTACGTAGTTTGTTgaatgaaaaagagaaacaatttaattatttgaattatttattcatcAAACTCTACCGTTCTAAGATGAACAGGTGTGTTGCATGGTGGCAGGAACGAATAAAACATTGCGAGTCGTAAAGTGTGGACTCAGAGTGGAATTGTCCGGATTGAAGctagcagtttttttttcactatACCGAGCGGCACATGGGCGAAAAGTGAAACCCagagaaatgaataaattgcACGAAGCACGTTGGAATGCTCTGTATGAAAGTCATTGAGTTTTTGTCAAATTCATTGTAGTTTACCAGATCGATGCTATATGATAAATATTCGCATTTGAATGAGTATTTAAAACTATATTGCAGTCCATTTTGTGCATTTGTATTATTGTCTGTGGTTACAACACGTGTTTAGATTTATCAACAGATTTTTATAGTATCAATCCCATGCTCACTCACTGCAAGTGAACCATTTTTTACCACCGAAGCTAATCCAGCGAATCATGGTCAGTAGATATATCAATTTGGGACCATGTGAAACtggaaaaaatgaaagcatTTTACCGTGTTCTCGTTATCCCATCTTGACGAATTGAGCGTGACGAAAGTATTGGTTTTTATCCTTTTCCCATGTTCCTACTAGTAATGGGCTGTGTTGATGGATAGCATTTTGGGGTATTTTTTGCTTTACTTATTTTAATGAAACGAATACAGTTTGCCAATCATGAGTAAAAAGAGCTGAGAATGacggaaagagaagaaaacaaaatggtttatCATTGCACACGTTTTCACAATTCATTATCACACAGTGGCTCATGGTGGTTTTCCACGCTGCCCCCATCGCACAACTGTGATGATGAAGTTGCAAATGTGAAGGAAAATCACTAAACAAAATTTGCGAGAAGCTGCGAGTGTTACCGCCAATGAGTAAAAATACTTTAGAGGACATGCACGATTTGCCCTATCTATTCAAACCGTATAAAAGATAATATGTTCTTTGGACGACCCAAAGATGATACTTTTAAACGTAATTAAGGTACTAACAAGGAGAAGCGCTTCAAGTACTTATAGCTTAGCGTCGAAGGACTAATTTAAACGATGCTCCAAGACAATCGTATCGTCGAATAAAGGAATTCAGAcgataaatggaaaacgaattcAAAATTGTTAAAGTGTAAGATGATACTAATCACGTGTTGGCACTTTAATCGTATGCTCCCATATATTTTCTTAAATTCATTACATATTCTCTCAGCTAACATTCCGATTGCAATGAGTTGATCTATTAACCAACTTGTTGATATCTTCGCTGTGAATGGTCACTTCATAGACAAGTTTTGGTCGCTAAAGATGAGCGAGTTTCCGGCACCATTGTTTGTCGTCATCCCAATCGATCAGATATGCAAAGATAATTTTCCCTCAAAGGTAAAAGGCCATTCGCTATTGGCTGGCACCTTTGAATAGCATTATAATAATTAATGAGGTCGCAACATTCGAAGGATGTAAGTAGCCGGCCAAGAAACATAATTTATAAAATATACAGGCTAACGTATGTTCGACCCCATCATTGGTCAAACTTCAAATTCCTCGAATAAATCACAGTGGACATGCTAAGCCCGGACGAGTGGTATCTTTTATACGGTGTATCAAAATAATCAATGTCAGATATTACTATTAAGCTTATATTGAAAAATAATATGATCCATTCAAAACCACACGACTGACATTTTAGTCATGTGTGTGACCTTTGAAGCATATAGTATTTATTTCTTGATATTTTCATGCCCGTGCACTGCTATAAGCgcataaaatatataaaataCATTAATTGATGCATGCAATAAGCATTTCCTAAAATCCTAGATTTATCAATTTCAACAATTTAACAACAACTTGAATAATTCTTCAATGAAAGGTTACAATCTAAAGGTGTTTGCCCGTAGAAGCCTTTTAACGATAAGTATACTTCAATGAAGGGGTCTTAAATTACAATGGTTGAAGATAGTGTTCCTTTCTAGGCGTACAGGTTGCAACACATTGATTTCGGTTCATAAGCGGTATTTGGTGAATGTCACTTGACTAGTAATTTTATGGAGTGGTAGGGTTTATAGTAATACCACAATTCGAGTGAGTTGAAGTGGGTTAGTGGATGTATTCTGGGTTATGTCTGCAAACAAATTTTTGTCGACTATTAGGCTCATATCAAATATCTGAAAACTAAAGGCCGAATATCGGCTGACTAGTATGGTAGGTTCGATGTTCGCGGTTATCGTGAGTAGCGAGAATAATGAATTCTTGTCAGATTTGATTTAAAGCAATTATCGTTCATGTCATCAGATTGATGAAACGTGTTTTATCTCGCCTCAGTTTCTCCACTTGTTACACATGTAGTGTTTTACCGCCGAGAGCTGAGAATGGTACGCCAAAATATgtgaaaatcatttcacatttttcagACCTTTGTCATTTGAATGTGCCTGGAGTCAATCACAGGAATACGAAGGAAGTACATTATAATGAGTCCCTTGTATGTGATGTTGCCATTTATTTTCTACTGGGataaaataatttatcatAACAACATACTAACACTTATAATTATCGGTAATTAACGTATTTTATGGTAATTTACGTATTATGCGTAGAAAAGATCCATTTGTTACTTCATTTTGAACTTATTTCATTATTAATATACTAAGAACAGATTCTTTTCACTTTGagcattttattcatttttttgggattttacATTATTAGCACATATTGTGGTACTGGAAGAAATATGTTATATCAATAGTTGTGACATGTTAGGAGTTTGGttgaatttaataaaaaataatggatTTATTGCACTAAGGAATTCATTTAAATGGTACTGAAGGTAGCAAAAGAAATTTATTCTTTGTTACGGTTTGTAGACAttttgctactgctgttacCTTAAGGTTTCTTTCAACCGTCGTTGAAATAacaatcgatttttttgtACAGCATCAATACAGTAGAGTTTTCACACGATTATATAAATATCAAAGGCAAATGATTGTATCGAGCATCGAATGTCGTTTAGAAAGTATATTAACATCATATTAGTAAATATTCTAAACAAAActaaatattaaatttaattgcTCACCAAATTGGGATGCGAAACCGAAATCAGTAGTAATGTCCTCAGACAATAGATCTAATTGATATGCCACAGAACACTACCAAACACGaacaatttttgttttgcacttGTTAACTGACACTCTGATTTGTTAGGAAAGAATCGTGGAGTTATAAAATACAACGCTAGCGATTTTCTGCATGGATTAGAACATACACCAAAGATCTTCAACAGGTTGGTTTGTCTCACGATCCGTATTGGTTGGACTCGCTTTGCGAACTTTATGTCTTCAGCGCGACACACGGTATTTATAAACCGCACGGCACCAGCTCCCGAGGACCTGCTTCGTGAATCCTTCTCCGGTAGTAGTCGTGAGTAACGATGATGAGACTAGAGGTATGCTGTAGCTTCCCGTAGTGTTACTTTCAGAAGTAGCTTAAGCCTGTAACAGTATGCAATTTAAACAGAAAGTCAACATTCAACTCTACAGAAAAGTATTTTTGTAATTCTACAACATAGTAAACTGAATGAAAAGCACGTGGTCAATGTGAGCAGCATGAACATTTTCAgacaattttatttttgcatatGTGTACTTTTTGTGCATATGTGTTTTTTGATAAACCCTTTATAGGCCCTAAAAACGGGCAACACGACCGTGCAACAAGGTTTGTTCTTTTACGGCACGATAAATCATTTGAGTGATATCAATCAGGATCTGCTCGTTAAAATGTAATTCAATATCATTTAGGAACTCGTTGACAAACACCGGTTTATTCAGCAATGCAATGATTAACTCGTATGGCCATTCACATAGTAGAGTTAAATTGAAGTATTGATACGCTTTGCTATACGCCTGAACGATACGCCAATGGAATTTTAGTTCTAATAAGTATTAACTCGAAAACTAATACTTTAAGAACTTTACACTTTACGAAGTAAAACTTTAAGTTTGTTGAAAAGTTCAAATGTTTTGTTCCTGGGGCTCAAGTAAAATATAGCTTGCAGTATATAACGACGAAAAATGTGTGAGTTctttaaaaatatatcaagCACGTTTGTATTTGAACCCAGCTTGAACAACTCTTCGGCAAGATGGTCTGTCAAAAAGGGATTGTTTTCGCGCCTTTTTGCTAGCGTCACCtcacaggacacaggacacaTTTCCGTGAAAGTTCGTGAATTTTGCACTTCTTGTTAACTCTAAACGTAGGTATCTTTTGTTCCTGTGAATAGCAAACTTCCAGTGCTTCAATACACGTGTTGTCTATGATTTTGCTTTATGGCAGGTTCAAAATGTTCGAAGCTCGTCTCAACACAAGCACAGTGCTGAAGAAGGTGCTGGATGCCATCAAAGATCTCCTCAACGAGGCCACCTTCGACTGTAGCGATTCCGGAATCCAGCTGCAGGCGATGGACAACTCTCATGTATCGCTAGTTTCGCTATCGCTTCGCTCCGACGGATTCGACAAGTACCGTTGCGATCGTAACCTATCCATGGGGATGAATTTGACTAACATGGCCAAAATAATGAAGTGCGCTAACAACGACGATACTATCACGATGAAAGCGCAGGATAACGCTGATACCGTTACGTTCATGTTTGAATCGCATAACCAAGAGAAAATGTCAGATTACGAGATGAAATTGATGAATCTGGACCAGGAACATCTTGGAATTCCGGAGACGGATTATGCCTGTGTCGTTCGGATGCCTTCGATGGAGTTCGCACGCATCTGTCGCGATCTCTCGCAGTTTGGCGAGTCCGTCGTTATCTCATGCACCAAGGAAGGTGAGTTAGTAGGCAAACAAATAGACcaggaaagagaggaaaccACTACCCATCCGTCTTCATTTCATTGCAGGAATCAAATTCTCCGCTACGGGAGACGCTGGATCAGCCAATATTAAGTTAACACAAACGTCGtcggtggagaaggaagaagaggccGTAGTTATTGAAATGCAAGAACCAGTAACACTCACATTTGCCTGTCGCTACCTGAACTCATTTACCAAGGCTACACCACTCTGCCAGCAGGTACAGCTGTCCATGTCAGCCGATGTACCGCTAGTGGTCGAATACCGCATCCCAGATTTGGGCCATATTCGTTACTATCTCGCTCCAAAAATTGAAGACGATGAAAATTAAGCAAAATAAAGTCATACTAAGAGCAGCTTGCTTTTATACAAAACTGTAGAGTCCGCTAAATGCTTTTGTCGCGCCCATGGTGTCCGTGGTTAACAAATATTTACCGGAAAGACGAAGTAAGAGAAAAGGCATTTCAACATGTTTAACATTTCAACATTTAACACTTTTATGAATTTCACATTTATGTAATGATTTTATTGGCAATGCGGTGATAAGATAATGCAAAACAT
The sequence above is a segment of the Anopheles darlingi chromosome 2, idAnoDarlMG_H_01, whole genome shotgun sequence genome. Coding sequences within it:
- the LOC125949197 gene encoding proliferating cell nuclear antigen, translated to MFEARLNTSTVLKKVLDAIKDLLNEATFDCSDSGIQLQAMDNSHVSLVSLSLRSDGFDKYRCDRNLSMGMNLTNMAKIMKCANNDDTITMKAQDNADTVTFMFESHNQEKMSDYEMKLMNLDQEHLGIPETDYACVVRMPSMEFARICRDLSQFGESVVISCTKEGIKFSATGDAGSANIKLTQTSSVEKEEEAVVIEMQEPVTLTFACRYLNSFTKATPLCQQVQLSMSADVPLVVEYRIPDLGHIRYYLAPKIEDDEN